Proteins encoded by one window of Micromonospora coxensis:
- the dapB gene encoding 4-hydroxy-tetrahydrodipicolinate reductase has protein sequence MTDEQEKGLDEPIRVGVLGARGRMGVEVCKAVDAAGDMDLVAMVDQGDWLFNASDAGAEVVVDFTTPDVVMDNLHWCIDQGISAVVGTTGFTEQRIERVRGWLERKPGVGVVIAPNFGIGAVLMMQFAAKAARHFESVEIIEQHHPRKLDAPSGTATHTARRIAAARAAAGLGPVPDATADEVPGARGADIDGVRVHAVRAAGLVAHQEVLFGTTGETLTIRHDSLDRSSFMPGVLLAVRAVRHRPGLTIGIDELLD, from the coding sequence GTGACTGACGAGCAGGAGAAGGGCCTGGACGAGCCGATCCGGGTCGGCGTGCTGGGTGCCCGGGGCCGGATGGGCGTCGAGGTGTGCAAGGCGGTCGACGCGGCCGGGGACATGGACCTGGTGGCGATGGTCGACCAGGGCGACTGGCTGTTCAACGCCTCCGATGCCGGTGCCGAGGTGGTCGTCGACTTCACCACGCCGGACGTCGTCATGGACAACCTGCACTGGTGCATCGACCAGGGCATCAGCGCGGTGGTCGGGACGACCGGCTTCACCGAGCAGCGGATCGAGCGGGTGCGCGGCTGGCTGGAGCGCAAGCCCGGCGTCGGCGTGGTGATCGCCCCCAACTTCGGCATCGGCGCGGTGCTGATGATGCAGTTCGCCGCGAAGGCCGCCCGGCACTTCGAGAGCGTCGAGATCATCGAGCAGCACCACCCGCGCAAGCTGGACGCCCCCAGCGGCACCGCCACCCACACGGCCCGCCGCATCGCCGCCGCCCGCGCCGCCGCCGGCCTCGGGCCCGTCCCGGACGCGACCGCGGACGAGGTGCCGGGCGCGCGGGGCGCCGACATCGACGGGGTACGCGTGCACGCCGTCCGCGCCGCCGGCCTGGTCGCCCACCAGGAGGTGCTCTTCGGCACCACCGGCGAGACGCTGACCATCCGGCACGACTCGCTCGACCGGTCCTCGTTCATGCCCGGCGTGCTGCTGGCCGTGCGCGCGGTACGGCACCGGCCGGGCCTCACCATCGGCATCGACGAACTGCTGGACTAG
- the rpsO gene encoding 30S ribosomal protein S15, which translates to MALDQEAKAKIRAEYATAEGDTGSPEVQVAVLTKRIAELTEHLKVHKHDHHSRRGLLLLVGRRRRLLNYVQKKDINRYRSLIERLGLRR; encoded by the coding sequence ATGGCGCTCGACCAGGAAGCCAAGGCCAAGATCCGCGCGGAGTACGCGACCGCCGAGGGCGACACCGGTTCGCCGGAGGTGCAGGTCGCGGTCCTCACCAAGCGGATCGCCGAGCTGACCGAGCACCTGAAGGTGCACAAGCACGACCACCACAGCCGCCGTGGGCTGCTGCTGCTGGTCGGCCGTCGCCGTCGGCTGCTCAACTACGTCCAGAAGAAGGACATCAACCGCTACCGGTCGCTCATCGAGCGGCTCGGCCTGCGCCGATGA
- a CDS encoding VOC family protein, which translates to MFRDTKAFSGFSVDDTDRAQQFYAETLGLRVSRDDAMGGMLTLHLAGDRPVLVYPKADHVPATYTVLNFPVEDVERAVDELTARGVRFTRYEGMPQDDKGIMRGNGPDIAWFTDPAGNVLSVLAQD; encoded by the coding sequence ATGTTCAGGGACACGAAGGCGTTCAGCGGGTTCTCGGTGGACGACACCGACCGCGCGCAGCAGTTCTACGCCGAGACGCTCGGCCTGCGGGTGTCGCGGGACGACGCGATGGGCGGAATGCTGACCCTGCACCTCGCCGGTGACCGGCCGGTGCTGGTCTATCCGAAGGCCGACCACGTGCCGGCGACGTACACCGTGCTCAACTTCCCGGTCGAGGACGTCGAACGGGCGGTGGACGAGCTGACCGCGCGGGGGGTGCGGTTCACCCGCTACGAGGGGATGCCGCAGGACGACAAGGGGATCATGCGCGGCAACGGCCCGGACATCGCCTGGTTCACCGACCCCGCCGGCAACGTCCTGTCGGTGCTCGCCCAGGACTGA
- a CDS encoding bifunctional riboflavin kinase/FAD synthetase — MQRWRGYDAVPGGWGRSVVTIGVFDGVHKGHQATIGHAVARARELGVRSVVVTFDPHPAEVVRPGSHPAVLTEPARKAELIETLGVDALCVVPFTPEFSRLPAEAFVHDILVEHLHATLVVVGDNFRFGHRAAGDVALLERLGRAFGFAVEGAPLVAEAGTVFSSTYIRACVAAGDVAAAAAALGRPHRVEGVVVRGDQRGRELGYPTANLLTHRYTAVPADGVYAARLIRRGHPPLAAAVSVGTNPTFSGRERRVEAYALDFSGDLYGERLALDFVAHLREQRRYDAIEPLLAQIAEDVERTRRVLG; from the coding sequence CGGGGCTACGACGCGGTGCCCGGTGGGTGGGGGCGTTCGGTCGTCACCATCGGCGTCTTCGACGGCGTGCACAAGGGGCACCAGGCGACCATCGGGCACGCCGTCGCCCGGGCCCGGGAGCTGGGCGTACGGTCGGTGGTGGTCACCTTCGACCCGCACCCCGCCGAGGTGGTGCGTCCCGGCTCGCACCCCGCGGTGCTGACCGAGCCCGCCCGCAAGGCCGAGCTGATCGAGACGCTCGGCGTCGACGCGCTCTGTGTGGTGCCGTTCACCCCGGAGTTCTCCCGGCTGCCCGCCGAGGCGTTCGTGCACGACATCCTGGTCGAGCACCTGCACGCCACGCTGGTCGTGGTCGGGGACAACTTCCGCTTCGGGCACCGGGCGGCCGGCGACGTGGCCCTGCTGGAGCGGCTGGGCCGGGCCTTCGGCTTCGCCGTGGAGGGGGCGCCGCTGGTCGCCGAGGCGGGGACCGTCTTCTCCTCGACGTACATCCGCGCCTGCGTCGCGGCGGGTGACGTGGCCGCCGCGGCCGCGGCCCTCGGCCGCCCGCACCGGGTCGAGGGGGTGGTGGTCCGCGGCGACCAGCGCGGACGTGAGCTGGGTTACCCCACCGCCAACCTGCTGACCCACCGGTACACCGCGGTCCCCGCCGACGGCGTGTACGCCGCCCGGCTGATCCGCCGCGGCCACCCGCCGCTGGCGGCGGCCGTGTCGGTCGGCACCAACCCGACCTTCTCCGGCCGGGAGCGCCGGGTCGAGGCGTACGCGCTGGACTTCTCCGGCGACCTGTACGGCGAGCGACTCGCCCTGGACTTCGTCGCCCACCTGCGCGAACAGCGCAGGTACGACGCGATCGAGCCGCTGCTGGCGCAGATCGCCGAGGACGTCGAGCGGACCCGCCGGGTGCTCGGCTGA
- a CDS encoding M16 family metallopeptidase — MGPSGPVRHAAEAQPARSGAPARAVTRTLSDDPLGGTVRRTVLPSGLRVLTEAIPAMRSVSFGIWVAVGSRDETGPQAGAAHFLEHLLFKGTHKRSALEISSEIEAVGGETNAFTTKEYTCYYARVLDEDLPLAIDVMCDLVADSVLEAADVETERGVILEEIAMHDDEPGDEVHDLFARAVYGDHPLGRLISGTEETVTPMTRRQIQSFYRRRYTAPQIVVAAAGNLDHAAVVKLVRQALRGTPLDTDPAAPAAHRPATPTVRTKPATTLVEPKETEQAHVILGCPGIDRTDDRRFALGVLNNVLGGGMSSRLFQEIREQRGLAYSVYSYASQYADSGLFAVYAGCAPGKVDEVLSLTRAELARVAADGITEAELARGKGMSKGSFVLGLEDTGSRMSRLAKGELLYGDLMPVDELLARVDAVTLDDVNALAAELLSRPMSLAVVGPFGERDFAA, encoded by the coding sequence GTGGGACCGTCCGGCCCCGTCCGGCACGCCGCCGAGGCGCAGCCTGCCAGGTCCGGCGCGCCCGCCCGGGCGGTCACCCGTACGCTCAGTGACGATCCGCTCGGCGGCACGGTGCGCCGTACCGTGCTGCCCAGCGGGTTGCGCGTGCTGACCGAGGCGATCCCGGCGATGCGCAGCGTCTCGTTCGGCATCTGGGTGGCGGTCGGCTCCCGCGACGAGACCGGCCCGCAGGCGGGCGCCGCGCACTTCCTGGAGCACCTGCTCTTCAAGGGCACGCACAAGCGCAGCGCGCTGGAGATCTCCTCCGAGATCGAGGCGGTGGGCGGCGAGACCAACGCCTTCACCACCAAGGAATACACCTGCTACTACGCCCGCGTGCTGGACGAGGACCTGCCGCTGGCCATCGACGTCATGTGCGATCTGGTCGCCGACTCGGTGCTGGAGGCCGCCGACGTGGAGACCGAGCGCGGCGTCATCCTCGAAGAGATCGCCATGCACGACGACGAGCCCGGCGACGAGGTGCACGACCTCTTCGCCCGCGCCGTCTACGGCGACCACCCCCTCGGCCGGCTGATCTCCGGCACCGAGGAGACGGTCACCCCGATGACCCGGCGGCAGATCCAGAGCTTCTACCGCCGCCGCTACACCGCGCCGCAGATCGTCGTCGCGGCCGCCGGCAACCTCGACCACGCCGCCGTGGTCAAGCTGGTCCGCCAGGCCCTGCGCGGCACCCCGCTGGACACCGACCCGGCCGCGCCGGCCGCGCACCGTCCGGCCACCCCGACGGTACGCACGAAGCCGGCCACCACCCTGGTCGAGCCGAAGGAGACCGAGCAGGCGCACGTCATCCTGGGCTGCCCCGGCATCGACCGCACCGACGACCGGCGCTTCGCCCTCGGTGTGCTCAACAACGTCCTCGGCGGCGGCATGTCCAGCCGGCTGTTCCAGGAGATCCGCGAGCAGCGCGGCCTGGCCTACTCGGTCTACTCCTACGCCAGCCAGTACGCCGACAGCGGCCTGTTCGCCGTCTACGCCGGCTGCGCGCCGGGCAAGGTGGACGAGGTGCTGAGCCTGACCCGCGCGGAGCTGGCCCGGGTGGCCGCCGACGGGATCACCGAGGCGGAGCTGGCCCGGGGCAAGGGGATGAGCAAGGGCTCGTTCGTGCTCGGGCTGGAGGACACCGGCTCGCGGATGAGCCGGCTGGCCAAGGGCGAGCTGCTCTACGGCGACCTGATGCCGGTGGACGAACTGCTCGCCCGGGTCGACGCGGTCACCCTCGACGACGTCAACGCCCTCGCCGCCGAGCTGCTCAGCCGGCCGATGTCCCTCGCGGTGGTCGGCCCGTTCGGCGAGCGGGACTTCGCCGCCTGA
- a CDS encoding GNAT family N-acetyltransferase: MIDSGLRDRAGRHVTLRPVDDDNWRAVADVAPRDDQRTHVPALAARYLVLTMRSDVWTSLAVYADETVVGHVMWGVDDDDSRWIGGMVIDAGEQDRGVGRAAVRTLTDWLAAQDGGHPVRLSYHPDNVPAAALYRSIGFAPTGAVEDDEVVAELRRD, encoded by the coding sequence GTGATCGATTCTGGGCTGCGCGACCGGGCCGGCCGACACGTCACCCTGCGGCCGGTGGACGACGACAACTGGCGCGCCGTCGCCGACGTCGCCCCCCGCGACGACCAGCGGACCCACGTGCCCGCCCTGGCGGCCCGCTACCTGGTGCTGACCATGCGCTCCGACGTGTGGACCTCGCTCGCGGTGTACGCCGACGAGACGGTGGTCGGCCACGTCATGTGGGGCGTGGACGACGACGACTCGCGCTGGATCGGCGGCATGGTGATCGACGCGGGCGAGCAGGACCGGGGCGTCGGCCGGGCGGCCGTGCGTACCCTCACCGACTGGCTCGCCGCGCAGGACGGCGGCCACCCGGTCCGGCTGTCGTACCACCCGGACAACGTGCCGGCCGCCGCCCTGTACCGCTCGATCGGCTTCGCCCCCACCGGGGCGGTGGAGGACGACGAGGTGGTCGCCGAACTGCGCCGCGACTGA
- a CDS encoding polyribonucleotide nucleotidyltransferase produces the protein MTETNLGTESRTAVIDNGSFGTREITFSTGRLARQAAGSVVAQLGETVVLSATTAGKHPKEQFDFFPLTVDVEERMYAAGRIPGSFFRREGRPSEDAILTCRLIDRPLRPSFVKGLRNEVQVVETILALDPQHPYDVVAINAASMSTKLSGLPFSGPIGATRMAHVDGQWIAFPTHEELARATFDMVVAGRALPDGDVAIMMVEAEATEHTVKLVADGAPAPTEEVVASGLEAAKPAIRELCRAQSELAEVAAKPVAEFPVFLDYQDDAYDAVAELARADVAEALKIAGKADREEALDRVKAKVAEELGGRFEGREKELSAAFRSLTKSEVRNRVLREQVRIDGRGPRDIRPLSAEVGVLPRVHGSALFERGETQILGVTTLNMLRMEQSLDTLSPEKSKRYMHNYNFPPYSTGETGRVGSPKRREIGHGALAERALIPVLPAREEFPYAIRQVSEALGSNGSTSMGSVCASTLGLLSAGVPLKAPVAGIAMGLISDEVEGKTEYVTLTDILGAEDAFGDMDFKVAGTREFVTALQLDTKLDGIPSDVLAAALQQAHEARQTILDVMQSAIEGPATMSDYAPRVTTVKIPVDKIGMVIGPKGQTINAIQDETGAEISIEDDGTIYVGATNGPSAQAAVDRINAIANPTLPKVGDKFLGTVVKTAAFGAFISLLPGRDGLLHISKVGDGKRVEKVEDFLNVGDKVEVEIADVDARGKIYLDKVRPEGAEAPAAGEAAGGERPAGRDRGGDRGPRDRGERGGDRGARSPERGERSQGGGEGGEGGEQRPRRRTRHS, from the coding sequence ATGACCGAGACCAACCTCGGCACCGAATCCCGCACCGCCGTGATCGACAACGGGTCCTTCGGCACCCGCGAGATCACGTTCTCCACCGGCCGGCTGGCCCGCCAGGCCGCCGGCTCCGTCGTCGCCCAGCTCGGCGAGACGGTCGTCCTCTCCGCCACCACCGCCGGTAAGCACCCGAAGGAGCAGTTCGACTTCTTCCCGCTCACCGTTGACGTCGAGGAGCGGATGTACGCCGCGGGCCGCATCCCCGGCTCGTTCTTCCGCCGCGAGGGTCGTCCCAGCGAGGACGCCATCCTCACCTGCCGGCTGATCGACCGGCCGCTGCGCCCGTCGTTCGTCAAGGGCCTGCGCAACGAGGTCCAGGTCGTCGAGACCATCCTCGCGCTCGACCCGCAGCACCCGTACGACGTCGTGGCGATCAACGCCGCCTCGATGTCGACCAAGCTCTCCGGCCTGCCGTTCTCCGGCCCGATCGGGGCCACCCGGATGGCGCACGTCGACGGCCAGTGGATCGCCTTCCCGACCCACGAGGAGCTGGCCCGGGCCACCTTCGACATGGTCGTGGCCGGCCGCGCGCTGCCGGACGGCGACGTCGCGATCATGATGGTCGAGGCCGAGGCCACCGAGCACACCGTCAAGCTGGTCGCCGACGGCGCCCCGGCCCCGACGGAGGAGGTCGTCGCCAGCGGCCTGGAGGCCGCCAAGCCGGCCATCCGTGAGCTGTGCCGGGCGCAGAGCGAGCTGGCCGAGGTGGCCGCCAAGCCGGTCGCCGAGTTCCCGGTCTTCCTGGACTACCAGGACGACGCGTACGACGCGGTGGCCGAGCTGGCCCGCGCCGACGTCGCCGAGGCCCTCAAGATCGCCGGCAAGGCGGACCGTGAGGAGGCCCTGGACCGGGTCAAGGCCAAGGTCGCCGAGGAGCTCGGTGGCCGCTTCGAGGGCCGGGAGAAGGAGCTCAGCGCCGCCTTCCGCTCGCTGACCAAGTCCGAGGTCCGCAACCGGGTGCTGCGCGAGCAGGTCCGCATCGACGGCCGCGGCCCGCGGGACATCCGTCCGCTGAGCGCCGAGGTCGGCGTGCTGCCGCGGGTGCACGGCTCGGCGCTGTTCGAGCGGGGCGAGACCCAGATCCTGGGCGTCACCACGCTGAACATGCTGCGCATGGAGCAGTCGCTGGACACCCTCTCCCCGGAGAAGTCCAAGCGGTACATGCACAACTACAACTTCCCGCCGTACTCGACCGGTGAGACCGGCCGGGTCGGCTCGCCGAAGCGGCGCGAGATCGGCCACGGCGCGCTCGCCGAGCGGGCCCTGATCCCGGTGCTGCCGGCGCGCGAGGAGTTCCCGTACGCCATCCGGCAGGTCTCCGAGGCGCTCGGCTCCAACGGCTCCACCTCGATGGGCTCGGTCTGCGCCTCGACGCTGGGCCTGCTCTCGGCCGGTGTGCCGCTGAAGGCGCCGGTCGCCGGCATCGCCATGGGCCTCATCTCCGACGAGGTCGAGGGCAAGACCGAGTACGTGACGCTGACCGACATCCTCGGCGCCGAGGACGCGTTCGGCGACATGGACTTCAAGGTCGCCGGCACCCGGGAGTTCGTCACCGCCCTGCAGCTCGACACCAAGCTCGACGGCATCCCGTCGGACGTGCTGGCCGCCGCGCTCCAGCAGGCGCACGAGGCCCGGCAGACCATCCTCGACGTGATGCAGTCGGCGATCGAGGGTCCGGCCACCATGTCGGACTACGCGCCGCGGGTCACCACCGTCAAGATCCCGGTCGACAAGATCGGCATGGTGATCGGCCCGAAGGGCCAGACCATCAACGCCATCCAGGACGAGACCGGCGCCGAGATCTCCATCGAGGACGACGGCACGATCTACGTCGGCGCGACCAACGGCCCGTCGGCCCAGGCCGCGGTCGACCGGATCAACGCGATCGCCAACCCGACCCTGCCGAAGGTCGGCGACAAGTTCCTCGGCACGGTGGTCAAGACCGCCGCGTTCGGTGCCTTCATCTCGCTGCTGCCCGGCCGTGACGGCCTGCTGCACATCTCCAAGGTGGGCGACGGCAAGCGGGTCGAGAAGGTCGAGGACTTCCTCAACGTCGGCGACAAGGTCGAGGTGGAGATCGCGGACGTCGACGCCCGCGGCAAGATCTACCTGGACAAGGTCCGCCCGGAGGGCGCCGAGGCGCCGGCCGCCGGCGAGGCCGCCGGTGGCGAGCGTCCGGCCGGCCGTGACCGTGGCGGCGACCGGGGTCCGCGTGACCGGGGCGAGCGCGGCGGCGACCGGGGTGCCCGGTCCCCGGAGCGTGGCGAGCGCAGCCAGGGTGGCGGCGAGGGTGGCGAGGGCGGCGAGCAGCGCCCGCGTCGCCGGACCCGGCACAGCTGA